From Streptomyces fungicidicus, one genomic window encodes:
- the purU gene encoding formyltetrahydrofolate deformylase: MSEQSTRAAAPADQYVLTLSCPDKQGIVHAVSSYLFMTGCNIEDSQQFGDHDTGLFFMRVHFSADAPVTVEKLRASFAAIGDSFQMDWQINRADAKMRIVLMVSRFGHCLNDLLFRARTGALPVEIAAVVSNHTDFAELVASYNVPFHHIPVTKDTKAEAEAKLLEIVREERVELVVLARYMQVLSDDLCKQLSGRIINIHHSFLPSFKGAKPYHQAHARGVKLIGATAHYVTADLDEGPIIEQEVERVGHDVTPEGLVAVGRDVECQALARAVKWHAERRILLNGRRTVVFA, encoded by the coding sequence ATGAGCGAGCAGTCCACCCGAGCCGCGGCCCCGGCCGACCAGTACGTCCTCACCCTGTCCTGCCCCGACAAGCAGGGCATCGTCCACGCCGTGTCGAGCTACCTCTTCATGACCGGCTGCAACATCGAGGACAGCCAGCAGTTCGGGGACCACGACACGGGACTGTTCTTCATGCGCGTCCACTTCTCTGCGGACGCCCCGGTGACCGTGGAGAAGCTGCGGGCGAGCTTCGCGGCGATCGGCGACTCCTTCCAGATGGACTGGCAGATCAACCGGGCCGACGCGAAGATGCGCATCGTGCTCATGGTCAGCAGGTTCGGGCACTGCCTGAACGACCTGCTGTTCCGCGCGCGGACCGGCGCGCTGCCGGTGGAGATCGCCGCGGTGGTGTCCAACCACACCGACTTCGCCGAACTGGTGGCGTCGTACAACGTGCCGTTCCACCACATCCCGGTGACGAAGGACACCAAGGCGGAGGCCGAGGCCAAGCTGCTGGAGATCGTGCGGGAGGAGAGGGTCGAACTCGTCGTCCTCGCCCGCTACATGCAGGTCCTCTCCGACGACCTGTGCAAGCAGCTCTCCGGGCGGATCATCAACATCCACCACTCCTTCCTGCCGAGCTTCAAGGGCGCGAAGCCGTACCACCAGGCGCACGCGCGGGGTGTGAAGCTCATCGGCGCCACGGCCCACTACGTCACCGCCGACCTCGACGAGGGGCCGATCATCGAGCAGGAGGTCGAGCGGGTGGGGCACGACGTCACGCCCGAGGGGCTGGTCGCGGTCGGCCGGGACGTGGAGTGCCAGGCGCTGGCGCGGGCGGTGAAGTGGCATGCGGAGCGGCGCATCCTGCTGAACGGGCGCCGGACGGTGGTCTTCGCCTGA
- a CDS encoding ATP-binding protein, translating into MQLEIRPDPAEVGRARRWARARLAGSGIEADEPLAETLILLVSELVTNAVVHTGRPAVLRLSLPGAEAGAGEVTVRLEVADRSGRAPVPRCVDGEATGGRGLALVDGLADRWGWSAEGTGKRIWCELDRCARGSRSAPACEAGTAAYGGMAYEAV; encoded by the coding sequence GTGCAGCTGGAGATCCGGCCCGACCCCGCTGAGGTGGGACGGGCCCGGCGGTGGGCCCGCGCGCGGCTGGCCGGGTCGGGGATAGAGGCCGACGAACCGCTCGCCGAGACGCTGATCCTGCTCGTCTCCGAACTGGTCACCAACGCCGTGGTGCACACCGGCCGTCCGGCCGTGCTGCGGCTGTCCCTGCCGGGGGCGGAGGCGGGGGCCGGGGAGGTCACCGTCCGGCTGGAGGTGGCCGACCGCAGCGGCCGGGCGCCGGTGCCGCGCTGTGTGGACGGCGAGGCGACGGGTGGCCGCGGGCTCGCGCTGGTGGACGGGCTGGCCGACCGGTGGGGATGGAGCGCGGAGGGGACCGGCAAGCGGATCTGGTGCGAGCTGGACCGCTGTGCGCGGGGGTCCAGGAGCGCGCCCGCCTGCGAGGCGGGCACCGCGGCGTACGGCGGGATGGCTTACGAGGCGGTGTAA
- a CDS encoding alpha/beta fold hydrolase — translation MARRIDVTGADGVRLAAWEFGDPPKDGADPAESAAQHAPGVFLLHGLMGRASHWASTARRLSGRYRAVALDQRGHGRSDKPPQASFTRGAYVDDAEAALEQLGLGPTVLIGHAMGALTAWQLAAKRPDLVRGLIVCDMRASALGAASQREWAEWFKAWPVPFATLADVRKWFGEDDPWVERPNPARGEFYAEVMAESPDGWRPVFDPEQMLRSRETWVFDAHWEELAQVRCPALVVRGLDGELGRAEAQEMVRVLPRGQYAEVADAGHLVHYDQPETWLAAIEPFLDSLGTP, via the coding sequence ATGGCGCGACGCATCGACGTGACGGGGGCGGACGGCGTACGGCTCGCCGCCTGGGAGTTCGGGGACCCGCCCAAGGACGGGGCCGACCCGGCGGAGAGCGCCGCGCAGCACGCCCCCGGAGTGTTCTTACTGCACGGCCTGATGGGACGCGCCTCGCACTGGGCGTCCACCGCCCGCCGGCTCTCCGGGCGGTACCGGGCGGTCGCCCTCGACCAGCGCGGCCACGGCCGCAGCGACAAGCCCCCACAGGCCTCCTTCACCCGCGGCGCCTACGTCGACGACGCCGAGGCCGCACTGGAGCAGCTCGGCCTCGGCCCCACCGTCCTCATCGGCCACGCGATGGGCGCGCTGACCGCCTGGCAGCTGGCCGCGAAACGCCCCGACCTGGTGCGCGGGCTGATCGTCTGCGACATGCGGGCCTCCGCCCTCGGCGCCGCCTCGCAGCGCGAGTGGGCCGAGTGGTTCAAGGCCTGGCCGGTCCCGTTCGCCACGCTCGCCGACGTGCGCAAGTGGTTCGGCGAGGACGACCCCTGGGTGGAGCGGCCCAACCCGGCCCGCGGCGAGTTCTACGCCGAGGTGATGGCCGAGTCGCCCGACGGCTGGCGCCCCGTCTTCGACCCCGAGCAGATGCTCCGCTCCCGCGAGACCTGGGTGTTCGACGCCCACTGGGAGGAGCTGGCCCAGGTGCGCTGCCCCGCCCTGGTGGTCCGCGGCCTCGACGGCGAACTGGGCCGCGCGGAGGCCCAGGAGATGGTCCGCGTCCTCCCGCGCGGCCAGTACGCGGAGGTCGCCGACGCCGGCCACCTGGTCCACTACGACCAGCCGGAGACCTGGCTGGCGGCGATCGAACCCTTCCTCGACTCGCTCGGCACCCCCTGA
- a CDS encoding transporter yields MSAPAAAALTPVLVRLKLSLLRNGLRQSGGRRTAYIASAVVALLFAALQLVGLIALRGFDHVDSLAVLLVTVLGLGWAVMPLFFPGGDETLDPTRLVMLPLRPRPLVRALLVASLVGIGPLFTLCLLAGCVIAVAHGGAAFAVGVLAVPLALLVCVALARAVAAANVRLLTSRKGRDLAVLSGLVIAVGAQLVNFGVQRLGSSGLEQLEPAAAVLRWLPPASAIGAVHSAGEGSYGVALAQLALSAAALAVLLVLWSRSLTRLMTSPDGSTLQAAGDTVARDRTPGGLAGLLPPGRTGTAVERSLRYVLRDPKTKAAWVTSLAIGLIVPLFNAWQGTGSVYLACFAAGMLGVQMYNQFGQDTSAFWMVAMTISSTRDAYVELRARALALLLITLPYATLVTVLTAAVLGDWARLPEALGLSFALLGAMLATGAWASARFPYSIPQEGYKNVAPGQAGLAWISLVGGMVVAAALCVPVIALTVWVNVGEGGEQWRWLLLPAGTAYGAALTLLGLRLAAPRTAGRLPEILTAVSKG; encoded by the coding sequence GTGAGCGCCCCCGCGGCCGCCGCCCTCACCCCCGTCCTCGTCCGGCTGAAACTGTCCCTCCTGCGCAACGGCTTGCGGCAGTCCGGCGGGCGCCGGACTGCGTACATCGCCTCCGCCGTCGTCGCCCTGCTGTTCGCCGCGCTCCAGCTGGTCGGGCTGATCGCGCTGCGCGGCTTCGACCACGTCGACTCCCTGGCCGTGCTCCTGGTGACGGTGCTGGGGCTGGGCTGGGCGGTGATGCCGCTGTTCTTCCCCGGCGGGGACGAGACCCTCGACCCGACCCGGCTGGTGATGCTGCCGCTGCGGCCGCGGCCGCTGGTGCGGGCCCTGCTGGTGGCCTCGCTGGTCGGCATCGGGCCGCTGTTCACGCTCTGCCTGCTCGCCGGCTGCGTGATCGCCGTGGCGCACGGCGGGGCGGCGTTCGCGGTGGGCGTGCTCGCCGTGCCGCTGGCGCTGCTGGTGTGCGTGGCGCTGGCGCGGGCGGTCGCCGCCGCCAACGTGCGGCTGCTCACCAGCCGCAAGGGGCGGGATCTCGCGGTGCTCAGCGGGCTGGTGATCGCCGTCGGGGCCCAGCTGGTCAACTTCGGGGTGCAGCGGCTGGGTTCCTCCGGTCTGGAGCAGCTGGAACCGGCGGCGGCCGTGCTGCGGTGGCTCCCGCCGGCGTCGGCGATCGGCGCGGTGCACTCGGCGGGCGAGGGCTCGTACGGCGTCGCGCTGGCGCAACTGGCGCTGAGCGCCGCCGCCTTGGCGGTGCTGCTGGTCCTGTGGTCGCGGTCCCTGACCCGGCTGATGACGTCGCCGGACGGTTCCACCCTCCAGGCGGCCGGGGACACGGTGGCCCGCGACCGCACACCGGGGGGCCTCGCCGGGCTGCTGCCGCCGGGCCGTACCGGTACGGCCGTGGAGCGCAGTCTGCGCTACGTGCTGCGCGATCCGAAGACGAAGGCCGCGTGGGTGACCTCGCTGGCGATCGGACTGATCGTGCCGCTGTTCAACGCCTGGCAGGGCACCGGCTCGGTGTACCTGGCCTGCTTCGCGGCCGGGATGCTCGGCGTCCAGATGTACAACCAGTTCGGGCAGGACACCTCGGCGTTCTGGATGGTCGCGATGACGATCTCGTCCACCCGGGACGCCTACGTCGAGCTGCGTGCCCGCGCGCTGGCGCTGCTGCTGATCACGCTGCCCTACGCCACGCTCGTCACCGTGCTGACGGCGGCGGTGCTGGGCGACTGGGCGCGGCTGCCGGAGGCGCTGGGACTGTCCTTCGCGCTGCTGGGCGCGATGCTCGCGACGGGCGCGTGGGCCTCGGCCCGGTTCCCCTACTCCATCCCGCAGGAGGGCTACAAGAACGTCGCCCCCGGGCAGGCGGGGCTGGCCTGGATCTCCCTGGTCGGCGGCATGGTCGTGGCGGCGGCGCTGTGCGTCCCGGTCATCGCCCTCACGGTCTGGGTGAACGTCGGCGAGGGCGGCGAGCAGTGGCGGTGGCTGCTGCTGCCGGCGGGCACGGCGTACGGGGCGGCGCTGACGCTCCTCGGCCTGCGGCTGGCCGCCCCGCGCACGGCCGGCCGCCTCCCGGAGATCCTGACGGCGGTCAGCAAGGGCTGA
- a CDS encoding ABC transporter substrate-binding protein has translation MTGRRRIRSTFLPRLLTRRARAGALTTGALAACVSLAAGCGVVPGATGGSGDDGPITVMTWAPEDTDATNKPGMPAFAEAYARWVNSQGGLNGRPLNVLTCNDRNDTVAAARCARRAVQEKAVAVVGSYSQYADSFMPTLEGAGIPYIGGYGVTNNEFTSPLSYPVNGGQPALLAGLGRTLADTCGPVTLIRPDTIAGDQLPPLLDSGLEAGGHPPSGDQRAADDATSYDGQARQALLRATTDAADRGCVVPALGDRTGTFMDSFRRAREDFPEVRTATVLGSVDQTVLDASGGSSGPYEGAYVTGWYPAVNDASWGPMKKVIKEEAFGDNRVDAADAGVQTTWIAYTVFRQVVESLGDGEVSADTVTGALNSGLKVTTGGLTPTLRWNFQDELAAVGFPRLVNANVTLQKVKDGRLVAAGDGFTDVTKTLRGADLG, from the coding sequence ATGACCGGCAGGCGACGCATCCGCAGTACGTTCCTCCCCCGCCTCCTGACCCGGCGCGCGAGAGCCGGCGCCCTGACCACGGGCGCGCTGGCGGCCTGCGTGTCGCTCGCCGCCGGCTGCGGGGTCGTCCCCGGTGCCACGGGGGGCTCCGGGGACGACGGCCCCATCACGGTGATGACCTGGGCGCCCGAGGACACCGACGCCACCAACAAGCCGGGCATGCCCGCGTTCGCCGAGGCCTACGCCCGCTGGGTGAACTCCCAGGGCGGCCTCAACGGCCGCCCGCTCAACGTGCTGACCTGCAACGACCGCAACGACACCGTGGCCGCCGCGCGATGCGCGCGGCGCGCGGTGCAGGAGAAGGCCGTCGCCGTCGTCGGCTCCTACAGCCAGTACGCCGACTCCTTCATGCCCACCCTGGAGGGCGCGGGCATCCCGTACATCGGCGGCTACGGCGTCACCAACAACGAGTTCACCAGCCCGCTGTCCTACCCGGTCAACGGCGGCCAGCCGGCACTGCTGGCCGGCCTCGGCCGCACCCTCGCCGACACCTGCGGGCCGGTCACCCTGATCCGGCCCGACACCATCGCGGGCGACCAGCTGCCCCCACTGCTCGACTCGGGCCTGGAGGCGGGCGGGCACCCGCCGTCCGGCGACCAGCGCGCGGCGGACGACGCCACCTCGTACGACGGCCAGGCGCGGCAGGCGCTGCTGCGCGCCACCACCGACGCGGCCGACCGGGGCTGTGTGGTGCCCGCTCTCGGCGACCGCACGGGCACCTTCATGGACTCCTTCCGCAGGGCCCGCGAGGACTTCCCCGAGGTGCGCACGGCGACCGTGCTGGGCAGCGTCGACCAGACGGTGCTCGACGCGTCGGGCGGGTCCTCGGGGCCGTACGAGGGGGCGTACGTCACCGGCTGGTACCCGGCGGTGAACGACGCGAGCTGGGGCCCCATGAAGAAGGTGATCAAGGAGGAGGCGTTCGGCGACAACCGGGTCGACGCCGCCGACGCCGGGGTGCAGACCACCTGGATCGCCTACACCGTGTTCCGGCAGGTCGTGGAGTCGCTGGGCGACGGCGAGGTCAGCGCGGACACCGTGACCGGTGCGCTGAACAGCGGTCTGAAGGTCACCACGGGCGGGCTCACCCCCACCCTGCGGTGGAACTTCCAGGACGAGCTCGCCGCCGTCGGCTTCCCCCGCCTGGTCAACGCGAACGTGACCCTGCAGAAGGTGAAGGACGGCCGGCTGGTCGCGGCCGGCGACGGCTTCACCGACGTGACGAAGACGCTCCGCGGCGCGGACCTGGGCTGA
- a CDS encoding STAS domain-containing protein, whose product MVVTFTVTDKEHGEWAVLRVSGELDLMTSPVLRQRVHDVVAEGRHSLVLDLSEVWFCDSSGVGVLIASRRLLRSCQGNLRLILPARGAADGSHVNKVLGALGVRRLFEIHADVPSAVDGNSRPLSA is encoded by the coding sequence GTGGTGGTGACCTTCACAGTGACCGACAAGGAGCACGGCGAATGGGCCGTGCTCCGGGTGTCGGGCGAGCTGGACCTGATGACGTCCCCGGTGCTGCGCCAGCGGGTGCACGACGTGGTGGCCGAGGGCAGGCACAGCCTGGTTCTCGACCTCTCGGAGGTGTGGTTCTGCGACTCCAGCGGGGTCGGGGTGCTCATCGCCTCCCGCCGGCTGCTCCGCTCCTGCCAGGGGAACCTGCGCCTGATCCTTCCCGCGCGGGGCGCCGCCGACGGCAGCCACGTCAACAAGGTGCTCGGGGCCCTCGGGGTCCGCCGCCTCTTCGAGATACACGCGGACGTCCCCTCCGCGGTGGACGGGAACTCCCGGCCGCTCTCGGCCTGA
- a CDS encoding ABC transporter ATP-binding protein, protein MVTVSAVSVRGLWKRFGEQVAVGGIDLELPAGRFIGLVGPNGAGKTTTLSMVTGLLRPDDGTVEVVGHDVWRDPVEVKARIGVLPEGLRLFERLSGQELLAYSGRLRGMPGAEVDKRATQLLDVLDLAGARHRLVVDYSTGMRKKIGLAAALLHNPEVLFLDEPFEGVDPVSAQTIRGVLERYTASGATVVFSSHVMELVESLCDWVAVMAAGRIRAHGPLAEVRGDAPSLQRAFLELVGAEGRHGGSDLDWLGGGSR, encoded by the coding sequence GTGGTGACTGTCAGCGCCGTGAGCGTGCGAGGGCTGTGGAAGCGGTTCGGGGAGCAGGTCGCGGTCGGGGGGATCGATCTGGAGTTGCCCGCCGGGCGGTTCATCGGACTGGTGGGGCCCAACGGGGCCGGGAAGACGACCACCCTCTCCATGGTGACCGGGCTGCTGCGCCCCGACGACGGCACCGTCGAGGTCGTCGGGCACGACGTGTGGCGGGACCCGGTGGAGGTCAAGGCGCGCATCGGGGTGCTGCCGGAGGGGCTGCGGCTGTTCGAGCGGCTCTCCGGGCAAGAACTGCTCGCCTACTCCGGCCGGTTGCGGGGGATGCCGGGCGCCGAGGTCGACAAGCGGGCCACGCAGCTGCTCGACGTCCTCGACCTGGCCGGGGCCCGGCACAGACTCGTCGTCGACTACTCGACCGGCATGCGCAAGAAGATCGGCCTGGCCGCCGCGTTGCTGCACAACCCCGAAGTCCTGTTCCTGGACGAGCCGTTCGAGGGCGTCGACCCGGTCTCCGCGCAGACCATCCGGGGAGTGCTGGAGCGGTACACGGCGTCCGGCGCCACGGTGGTGTTCTCCTCCCACGTCATGGAGCTGGTCGAGTCGCTGTGCGACTGGGTGGCGGTGATGGCCGCGGGCCGGATCCGGGCCCACGGGCCGCTCGCCGAGGTGCGCGGCGACGCGCCGTCGCTGCAGCGGGCGTTCCTGGAACTCGTCGGCGCGGAGGGCCGCCACGGCGGCTCGGACCTGGACTGGCTGGGCGGGGGCTCCCGGTGA
- a CDS encoding sigma-70 family RNA polymerase sigma factor, with protein sequence MPKTDVPPRWDRKMQQRLARGEAAALGELYDRFASLVHGLAHLVVGDERAADAVTRDVFAHVWEHPESYDPRQEPLRTWLATLTNRLAVQRLRSAGTAALARGGPGTAEDLERKVRHASVAARADYIVQSMPAPLRAALELAYFQRRDYRQTAADLGVTDDEARRRLRLGLQLLATAHDTEAPGTSPGIGGAA encoded by the coding sequence ATGCCGAAAACCGACGTACCGCCCCGGTGGGACCGCAAGATGCAGCAGCGGCTCGCCCGCGGGGAGGCCGCCGCCCTGGGGGAGCTCTACGACCGGTTCGCCTCCCTGGTGCACGGCCTCGCCCATCTCGTCGTCGGCGACGAGCGCGCCGCCGACGCCGTCACCCGGGACGTCTTCGCCCACGTCTGGGAACACCCGGAGTCCTACGACCCCAGGCAGGAGCCTTTGCGCACCTGGCTAGCCACGCTGACCAACCGGCTGGCCGTGCAGCGGCTGCGCAGCGCCGGCACCGCGGCGCTCGCCCGGGGCGGTCCCGGCACCGCGGAGGACCTGGAGCGCAAGGTGCGGCACGCCTCGGTGGCCGCCCGCGCCGACTACATCGTCCAGTCCATGCCGGCGCCGCTGCGGGCCGCCCTGGAACTGGCGTACTTCCAGCGCCGGGACTACCGCCAGACCGCCGCCGACCTGGGCGTCACGGACGACGAGGCCCGCCGCCGGCTCCGCCTGGGCCTGCAGCTGCTGGCCACCGCCCACGACACCGAGGCCCCGGGCACCTCGCCCGGGATCGGGGGTGCCGCATGA
- a CDS encoding SCO4402 family protein, whose translation MGGMPHNDMPWWRWRSNVRSALHMLSDTAFQRDVWLAGVDGYGDVTDAVYRLVEDTWLDNWSAEKYVGTIFRDSQEAALVDTAVLRVLRIMHQVGPDAPVTAYLEHEGWPEATRAARDAHMRMAASDGDDPDAPPSPLEVLRILTRSA comes from the coding sequence ATGGGCGGCATGCCACACAACGACATGCCGTGGTGGCGCTGGCGCAGCAATGTGCGCTCCGCGCTGCACATGCTCTCCGACACCGCCTTCCAGCGGGACGTCTGGCTGGCCGGGGTCGACGGCTACGGTGACGTCACCGACGCCGTCTACCGGCTGGTCGAGGACACCTGGCTGGACAACTGGTCCGCCGAGAAGTACGTCGGCACGATCTTCCGGGACTCCCAGGAGGCGGCGCTCGTCGACACCGCGGTGCTGCGGGTGCTGCGGATCATGCACCAGGTCGGCCCGGACGCGCCGGTGACCGCCTACCTCGAGCACGAGGGGTGGCCGGAGGCGACGCGGGCCGCGCGGGACGCGCACATGCGGATGGCGGCGAGCGACGGCGACGACCCCGACGCCCCGCCGAGCCCGCTCGAGGTACTGCGGATCCTGACGCGGTCCGCGTAG
- a CDS encoding EF-hand domain-containing protein, whose translation MVTSEYESRIAARFAGFDQDGNGYIDREDFSGAAKALLAEFGTAARSDRGQALYIGAEAFWQGMAGIADRDGDQRITREEFVNGAVKRLRDNPERFAEIARPFLHAALAVADTDGDGAATVADTARMLTVLGVPDDLARTAAAALDADGDGRVGEEETVRAFARYFTVPE comes from the coding sequence ATGGTCACCAGCGAGTACGAGAGCAGGATCGCGGCCAGGTTCGCCGGCTTCGACCAGGACGGCAACGGCTACATCGACCGCGAGGACTTCAGCGGAGCGGCCAAGGCGCTGCTCGCCGAGTTCGGCACCGCGGCCCGCTCCGACCGGGGCCAGGCCCTGTACATCGGCGCCGAGGCGTTCTGGCAGGGCATGGCGGGGATCGCGGACCGCGACGGCGACCAGCGCATCACGCGCGAGGAGTTCGTGAACGGCGCGGTCAAGCGGCTGCGCGACAACCCGGAGCGGTTCGCCGAGATCGCCCGCCCCTTCCTGCACGCGGCGCTCGCCGTCGCCGACACCGACGGGGACGGCGCGGCCACCGTCGCGGACACCGCGCGGATGCTCACGGTGCTCGGCGTCCCGGACGACCTCGCCCGCACGGCCGCCGCCGCGCTGGACGCGGACGGCGACGGCAGGGTCGGCGAGGAGGAGACCGTACGGGCCTTCGCCCGCTACTTCACCGTTCCCGAGTAG
- a CDS encoding transcriptional regulator: MAARPLVARQPNERLQALIQEAGCSNAGLARRVNMCGAEHGLDLRYDKTSVARWLRGQQPRGRAPATIAEALGRKLGRTVTIDEIGMANGKNLASGVGLQFSPTVLGAIEQVCELWRSDVGRRDFLSGSSVAASALVEPSRDWLISAPDGQVARSAGPRVGQSDVAAVRSMTQALVDLDHQFGSGHVRPVVVHYLNSVVSGLLAGSYREAVGRDLFAAVARLTELAGYMAVDTGQPGLAQRYYIQALRLAQAAGDRGYGGYVLAASMSHLAAQLGNPREIAQLARAAQEGARGRVTPRAEAMFLAAEARGHALMGDASAALTTAGRAVTAMEAADPAAGDDPVWIAHFDEAYLADELAHCHRDLGQAEAAARCARESLDGHPPSRARRRAIGLVLLATAQVQQREIEQACSTGLKAMELLNGLRSNRGAEYLEDLQQRLEPYREESVVREFGARMELQAAA, encoded by the coding sequence ATGGCCGCAAGGCCGCTCGTCGCCCGGCAGCCGAACGAACGGCTGCAGGCGCTCATCCAGGAAGCCGGATGCTCCAACGCCGGGCTGGCCCGAAGGGTCAACATGTGCGGCGCGGAGCACGGCCTCGACCTGCGCTACGACAAGACGTCGGTGGCCCGCTGGCTGCGCGGACAGCAGCCGCGGGGCCGGGCGCCGGCGACCATCGCGGAGGCGCTGGGCCGCAAACTGGGCCGTACGGTCACGATCGACGAGATCGGCATGGCCAACGGCAAGAACCTCGCCTCGGGCGTCGGTCTCCAGTTCTCGCCGACGGTACTGGGGGCCATCGAGCAGGTCTGCGAGCTGTGGCGCAGCGACGTGGGCCGGCGGGACTTCCTGTCCGGCTCCTCCGTCGCCGCCTCCGCGCTGGTGGAGCCGAGCCGCGACTGGCTGATCTCCGCGCCCGACGGGCAGGTGGCGCGCTCCGCCGGGCCGCGCGTCGGACAGTCCGACGTGGCGGCCGTACGGTCCATGACGCAGGCGCTGGTCGACCTGGACCACCAGTTCGGCAGCGGGCACGTCCGCCCGGTCGTGGTCCACTACCTCAACAGCGTCGTCTCGGGGCTGCTTGCGGGCTCCTACCGCGAGGCCGTGGGGCGCGACCTGTTCGCGGCGGTCGCCCGGCTCACCGAACTCGCCGGGTACATGGCCGTCGACACCGGGCAGCCGGGCCTCGCCCAGCGCTACTACATCCAGGCGCTGCGGCTGGCGCAGGCCGCCGGGGACCGCGGATACGGCGGCTATGTGCTCGCCGCCTCCATGAGCCATCTGGCCGCGCAGCTCGGAAACCCGCGTGAGATCGCGCAGTTGGCGCGCGCCGCGCAGGAGGGCGCGCGGGGGCGCGTGACCCCCCGCGCGGAGGCGATGTTCCTCGCGGCGGAGGCGCGCGGGCACGCGCTCATGGGGGACGCGAGCGCCGCGCTCACGACGGCCGGGCGCGCGGTGACCGCCATGGAGGCGGCCGACCCGGCGGCCGGCGACGACCCGGTGTGGATCGCGCACTTCGACGAGGCCTATCTGGCTGACGAGTTGGCGCACTGCCACCGGGACCTCGGTCAGGCGGAGGCCGCCGCGCGGTGCGCCCGCGAGTCGCTGGACGGGCATCCCCCGTCCCGAGCGCGGCGGCGGGCGATCGGCCTCGTGCTGCTGGCCACGGCCCAGGTGCAGCAACGTGAAATCGAGCAGGCCTGCAGTACGGGCCTGAAGGCGATGGAACTGCTCAACGGGCTCCGGTCCAACCGGGGCGCGGAGTACCTGGAGGACCTCCAGCAGCGCCTCGAGCCGTACCGGGAGGAGTCCGTGGTGAGGGAGTTCGGGGCGCGCATGGAGCTCCAGGCGGCGGCGTGA
- a CDS encoding bifunctional DNA primase/polymerase, with the protein MFIVEETIAGADAVQIPTQRGESLLDTAVRYAEERHWDVVPGTWLESAGGVRRCSCGDAACPAPGAHPDRPDWAARATGSGTAARRMWRTRPDASILLPTGRTFDTVSVPETAGFLALARMERMRLTPGPVMVTPDRRTEFLVLPGASAKVPELLRRLGWEPSAIDLAVRGQGDFVAGPPTRVGCRGAVQWVRRPTAANRWLPDVEELVPSLAYACGLDR; encoded by the coding sequence GTGTTCATCGTGGAAGAGACGATCGCGGGCGCCGACGCCGTACAGATCCCGACGCAGCGCGGGGAATCGCTGCTGGACACCGCCGTGCGGTACGCCGAGGAGCGGCACTGGGACGTGGTCCCGGGGACCTGGCTGGAGTCCGCCGGCGGGGTGCGGCGCTGCTCGTGCGGTGACGCCGCGTGTCCCGCGCCCGGCGCGCACCCGGACCGTCCGGACTGGGCGGCGCGGGCGACCGGCAGCGGCACCGCCGCCCGCCGTATGTGGCGGACGCGCCCCGACGCCTCGATCCTGCTGCCCACCGGCCGGACGTTCGACACGGTCTCCGTGCCGGAGACGGCGGGGTTCCTGGCGCTCGCCCGGATGGAGCGGATGCGGCTGACGCCGGGTCCCGTCATGGTGACGCCGGACCGGCGGACGGAGTTCCTCGTGCTGCCGGGGGCTTCCGCGAAGGTGCCGGAGCTGCTGCGCCGGCTGGGGTGGGAACCGTCGGCGATCGACCTGGCGGTGCGCGGGCAGGGCGACTTCGTCGCCGGGCCGCCCACCCGGGTCGGGTGCCGGGGGGCCGTGCAGTGGGTCCGCCGGCCCACGGCTGCGAACCGGTGGCTGCCCGATGTGGAGGAGCTGGTCCCGTCGTTGGCGTACGCCTGCGGTCTCGACCGGTGA
- a CDS encoding metal-dependent transcriptional regulator produces MSGLIDTTEMYLRTILELEEEGVVPMRARIAERLDQSGPTVSQTVARMERDGLVSVAPDRHLELTDEGRRLATRVMRKHRLAECLLVDVIGLEWEQVHAEACRWEHVMSEAVERRVLELLRHPTESPYGNPIPGLEELGEKDGAHPFLDEGMVSLADLDPGAGGKTVVVRRIGEPIQTDAQLMYTLRRAGVQPGSVVSVTESAGGVLVGSSGEAAELESEVASHVFVAKP; encoded by the coding sequence ATGTCCGGACTGATCGACACCACGGAGATGTACCTCCGCACCATCCTCGAGCTGGAAGAGGAAGGTGTGGTCCCCATGCGTGCCCGGATCGCCGAGCGGCTCGACCAGAGCGGGCCGACCGTCAGCCAGACGGTGGCCCGCATGGAGCGTGACGGCCTTGTCTCCGTCGCCCCCGACCGGCACCTGGAGCTCACGGACGAGGGCCGCCGGCTGGCGACGCGCGTGATGCGCAAGCACCGCCTCGCCGAGTGTCTCCTGGTCGACGTGATCGGCCTGGAGTGGGAGCAGGTCCACGCCGAGGCGTGCCGCTGGGAGCACGTGATGAGCGAGGCCGTCGAGCGCCGTGTCCTGGAGCTGCTGCGGCACCCGACCGAGTCGCCGTACGGGAACCCGATCCCGGGCCTGGAGGAGCTGGGCGAGAAGGACGGCGCCCACCCGTTCCTGGACGAGGGCATGGTCTCCCTCGCCGACCTCGACCCGGGCGCCGGGGGCAAGACGGTCGTGGTGCGCCGGATCGGCGAGCCGATCCAGACGGACGCGCAGCTGATGTACACGCTGCGCCGGGCCGGCGTGCAGCCCGGTTCGGTGGTCAGCGTGACCGAGTCGGCGGGCGGGGTGCTGGTGGGCAGCAGCGGCGAGGCGGCCGAGCTGGAGTCGGAGGTGGCGTCGCACGTCTTCGTCGCCAAGCCCTGA